The following are from one region of the Methanomassiliicoccales archaeon LGM-DZ1 genome:
- the smc gene encoding chromosome segregation protein SMC, whose amino-acid sequence MYLKQIELENFKSFGGKVTVPLMDGYMAVTGPNGSGKSNIGDAILFVLGPRSPKAVRAGRITDLIFNGGSSRSRASYMKVSLVFDNKDRIMPWDDDTVTLTRYVKLNDNGVDYSSYFFINDQKSTLTEFDRLLTKARISADGYNIVQQGDVTSIVEIGAVERRKILDGISGIASFDADLQAAGAERVEVNSNLERVEFIRSEKEKTVRQLEKDRAEAMKYKEVKDRLDTATAQLTVRQRDNQKATYESIVSSLDGTEKELEELSRKKAEAIEQRDSNEKAVSEKDAEIEARLGSEYTKVKQDVEEAKIKVASEKSRADAASEDIEKQKAFREGFVQDNEENRSQRQTLTDNLSDLEIKKKDADTELSTALAEEKSIREETASHGGEMTDLQKKLEAVEKQIDAAARSEQEASSRQAAVGSVLENAKNAKDQAEQAVESARFEVKDADWNLQEIKRQAGPQNEAEELGNKILALKKQESELEKQEDELRSIADKKTAEYNRLSTEKRVTESLNSGSEALSRILTLKESGEIKGIRGTVAQLATVDPGYETAAAVAAGGKMNAVVVDNKNVGAECINYLKRNGLGRLTFLPMDEMMPGKPRAKAIMVLKRTDGYISGFVEYKPEYENVFWYVFGDTLVVGDLDKAKDVMGGVRVVTRAGELIEASGAMTGGNLDKRRIGKFGPSGQSALEAAAAEMKKAQDQLDEIRSDLRALRDKIRETDSQMTQAGSRGIGMKGKIAAADATLAQAKKGLAAAEADLAKKAQAVSDAEAQLSSADAALEEARAGLQSLRDSQAKMRERLSVIAPAGLQERIQKAGDRVFAARNAVSDLESQINSVKAEAAGLDRQKEATDEQISHVDGIIAQDEEAVRVHTANSEKLKVDLEAVKSIMEKMESAIEGLKAERDALIEKGYSLRNRAEAAQKDIEVKEGFLTSQRAQAEICRKELEQLEEAVRAITVEVAEPVPSEAALKAEIKQCNEAISALGNVNLRAIEDYDAAVAEYGQLVEQTKVLTGRITELDRLAEELSQKKKGLFMEAYDAVDANFKEIYAKLSGGGEAYMALDDPEDPFAGGLQINAKPRNGKMTRLAALSGGEKSLTALSFIFAIQEYQPSPFYVLDEVDMFLDSVNAETVAARVKESSATAQFIQVSLRQVALRHADHLIGVTRPPNGISRIIMQPDIAEVSKYEEEALRNMKKEEEGSSGTQ is encoded by the coding sequence ATGTATCTAAAACAGATAGAACTGGAGAACTTCAAGTCGTTCGGCGGTAAGGTGACCGTTCCGCTGATGGATGGCTACATGGCGGTCACGGGCCCGAACGGGTCCGGAAAGTCGAACATCGGGGATGCGATCCTCTTCGTCCTGGGCCCCAGGTCCCCCAAGGCGGTCCGCGCGGGCAGGATCACGGACCTCATATTCAACGGAGGGTCCAGCAGGTCCAGGGCCAGCTACATGAAGGTGTCGCTCGTCTTCGACAACAAGGACCGCATCATGCCCTGGGACGACGACACCGTCACCCTGACGAGGTACGTCAAGCTGAACGACAACGGCGTCGATTACTCGTCATATTTCTTCATCAACGACCAGAAATCCACGCTGACCGAGTTCGACCGCCTGCTCACGAAGGCGAGGATCAGCGCGGACGGCTACAACATCGTCCAGCAGGGCGACGTCACCAGCATCGTCGAGATAGGGGCCGTCGAGCGCAGGAAGATCCTCGACGGGATATCCGGCATAGCCAGTTTCGATGCCGACCTCCAGGCCGCCGGCGCCGAGAGGGTCGAGGTCAACTCGAACCTCGAGAGGGTGGAGTTCATCCGCTCGGAGAAGGAGAAGACGGTCAGGCAGCTGGAGAAGGACCGCGCCGAGGCCATGAAGTACAAGGAGGTCAAGGACAGGCTCGACACCGCCACGGCCCAGCTGACCGTGAGGCAGAGGGACAACCAGAAGGCGACCTACGAGAGCATCGTGTCCTCCCTGGACGGGACCGAGAAGGAGCTCGAGGAGCTCTCCCGGAAGAAGGCCGAGGCGATCGAGCAGCGCGACAGCAACGAGAAGGCCGTCAGCGAGAAGGACGCCGAGATCGAGGCCAGGCTCGGCTCGGAGTACACCAAGGTCAAGCAGGACGTGGAGGAGGCCAAGATCAAGGTCGCTTCCGAGAAGAGCAGGGCGGATGCTGCGTCCGAGGACATCGAGAAGCAGAAAGCGTTCCGCGAGGGGTTCGTGCAGGACAACGAGGAGAACCGCAGCCAGCGCCAGACGCTCACCGACAACCTGTCGGACCTGGAGATAAAGAAGAAGGACGCCGACACCGAGCTCTCGACCGCCCTCGCCGAGGAGAAGTCCATCCGCGAGGAGACCGCCAGCCACGGGGGCGAGATGACCGATCTCCAGAAGAAGCTGGAGGCCGTCGAGAAGCAGATCGACGCCGCCGCCCGCAGCGAGCAGGAGGCGAGCTCCAGGCAGGCGGCCGTCGGGTCCGTCCTGGAGAACGCTAAGAACGCCAAGGACCAGGCAGAGCAGGCGGTGGAGTCGGCCAGATTCGAGGTCAAGGACGCCGACTGGAACCTCCAGGAGATCAAGAGGCAGGCCGGCCCGCAGAACGAGGCCGAGGAGCTCGGGAACAAGATCCTCGCCCTGAAGAAGCAGGAGAGCGAGCTCGAGAAGCAGGAAGATGAGCTCAGGTCGATCGCGGACAAGAAGACCGCCGAGTACAACCGCCTGTCGACGGAGAAGAGGGTCACCGAATCGCTCAACAGCGGCAGCGAGGCTCTCTCCCGCATCCTCACCCTGAAGGAGAGCGGCGAGATCAAGGGGATCCGCGGGACCGTGGCCCAGCTGGCCACCGTCGATCCCGGCTACGAGACCGCCGCGGCCGTCGCCGCCGGCGGCAAGATGAACGCGGTCGTCGTCGACAACAAGAACGTCGGCGCCGAATGCATCAACTACCTCAAGAGGAACGGGCTCGGGAGGCTGACCTTCCTGCCCATGGACGAGATGATGCCCGGGAAGCCCCGCGCGAAGGCCATCATGGTCCTCAAGAGGACGGACGGCTACATCTCCGGGTTCGTGGAGTACAAGCCGGAGTACGAGAACGTCTTCTGGTACGTCTTCGGCGACACCCTCGTGGTCGGCGATCTCGACAAGGCCAAGGACGTCATGGGCGGGGTCAGGGTCGTCACCCGCGCCGGCGAGCTGATCGAGGCGTCCGGAGCCATGACCGGAGGGAACCTCGACAAGCGCAGGATCGGCAAGTTCGGGCCCTCCGGGCAGTCCGCGCTGGAAGCGGCCGCCGCCGAGATGAAGAAGGCCCAGGACCAGCTGGACGAGATCCGCTCCGACCTGAGGGCGCTCCGCGACAAGATAAGGGAGACCGACTCCCAGATGACCCAGGCGGGCTCCCGCGGCATAGGGATGAAAGGGAAGATCGCGGCGGCCGACGCCACCCTCGCTCAGGCGAAGAAGGGATTGGCCGCCGCCGAGGCGGACCTCGCTAAGAAGGCCCAGGCCGTCTCGGACGCGGAGGCCCAGCTGTCCTCGGCGGATGCCGCCCTGGAGGAAGCGAGGGCAGGGCTGCAGTCCCTGAGGGACTCCCAGGCGAAGATGCGCGAGCGCCTCAGCGTCATAGCGCCCGCAGGCCTGCAGGAGAGGATCCAGAAGGCCGGCGACAGGGTGTTCGCGGCCAGGAACGCCGTGTCCGACCTTGAGTCCCAGATCAACTCCGTGAAGGCCGAGGCCGCAGGGCTGGACAGGCAGAAGGAGGCCACTGACGAGCAGATATCCCATGTCGACGGCATCATCGCCCAGGACGAGGAGGCGGTGCGCGTGCATACCGCCAACTCCGAGAAGCTCAAGGTCGACCTGGAGGCCGTCAAATCGATCATGGAGAAGATGGAGTCCGCCATCGAGGGGCTGAAGGCCGAGCGCGATGCGCTCATCGAGAAGGGCTATTCCCTCAGGAACAGGGCCGAGGCCGCCCAGAAGGACATCGAGGTCAAGGAAGGGTTCCTGACCAGCCAGAGGGCCCAGGCCGAGATATGCAGGAAGGAGCTGGAGCAGCTCGAGGAGGCCGTGCGCGCCATAACGGTGGAGGTCGCCGAGCCGGTCCCCTCGGAGGCCGCGCTCAAGGCCGAGATCAAGCAGTGCAACGAGGCCATATCCGCTCTGGGCAACGTCAACCTCCGCGCCATCGAGGATTACGATGCCGCCGTGGCGGAATACGGGCAGCTGGTGGAGCAGACCAAGGTGCTCACCGGGAGGATAACCGAGCTCGACAGGCTCGCCGAGGAGCTGTCGCAGAAGAAGAAAGGGCTCTTCATGGAGGCGTACGACGCCGTGGACGCCAACTTCAAGGAGATCTACGCCAAGCTCTCCGGCGGAGGCGAGGCCTACATGGCCCTGGACGACCCGGAGGACCCCTTTGCGGGAGGCCTGCAGATAAACGCCAAGCCGAGGAACGGGAAGATGACCCGCCTGGCGGCCCTGTCCGGAGGGGAGAAGTCGCTCACTGCGCTGTCGTTCATCTTCGCCATCCAGGAGTATCAGCCCTCGCCGTTCTACGTGCTCGACGAGGTCGACATGTTCCTGGATTCGGTCAACGCGGAGACGGTGGCCGCCAGGGTGAAGGAGTCCTCCGCCACGGCGCAGTTCATACAGGTCTCCCTGAGGCAGGTCGCCCTGCGGCATGCGGACCACCTCATAGGGGTCACGAGGCCGCCCAACGGCATCAGCAGGATCATCATGCAGCCCGATATCGCGGAAGTATCAAAATATGAGGAAGAAGCATTAAGGAATATGAAGAAGGAGGAGGAAGGCTCCTCCGGAACTCAATGA
- a CDS encoding chromosome segregation protein ScpA, whose amino-acid sequence MDGKDGNAATEQIEQHLLYYKAMADSDADIERFDGYLRTLRETGDNAKLDDPVDESIRAVFSAVLDNGFDPWAIDLDEFVRVYSAKVAGGRFDMVVAGSLLLMAWKVLNAQSDRLRLIAEPPEPEVLEEDFAFEDEDPMVVPDIVLRASYARDVPRRVTMKDILDAFEGAREEAEIARAREISREKLKNREPLKFDNKAHREDDERTVEKVYERIKSMGAGPMPITEFYSGDVEQNITVFVSVLHLVRNGLLDVSQTELPYGEITVQIKAPEARVPVAEAAVN is encoded by the coding sequence ATGGATGGGAAGGATGGGAACGCGGCCACCGAGCAGATCGAGCAGCATCTGCTCTACTACAAGGCGATGGCCGACAGCGATGCCGACATAGAGAGGTTCGACGGGTATCTGAGGACCCTCAGGGAGACCGGGGACAACGCCAAGCTCGACGACCCGGTGGACGAATCGATAAGGGCGGTGTTCAGCGCGGTGCTGGACAACGGGTTCGACCCCTGGGCCATCGACCTGGACGAGTTCGTCAGGGTGTACAGCGCCAAGGTCGCCGGCGGAAGGTTCGACATGGTGGTCGCCGGGAGCCTCCTACTGATGGCATGGAAGGTCCTCAACGCGCAGTCCGACAGGCTCCGCCTGATCGCCGAGCCCCCCGAGCCCGAGGTCCTGGAGGAGGATTTCGCCTTCGAGGACGAGGACCCGATGGTGGTGCCCGACATAGTCCTGAGGGCCTCGTACGCCAGGGACGTGCCCCGCAGGGTCACCATGAAGGACATCCTCGATGCCTTCGAGGGGGCCAGGGAAGAGGCCGAGATCGCCCGCGCCAGGGAGATCAGCAGGGAGAAGCTGAAGAACAGGGAGCCCCTGAAGTTCGACAACAAGGCGCACCGCGAGGACGACGAGAGGACCGTCGAGAAGGTCTACGAGAGGATCAAGAGCATGGGCGCAGGGCCGATGCCGATCACCGAGTTCTACAGCGGGGACGTCGAGCAGAACATCACCGTCTTCGTATCCGTGCTGCACCTGGTGAGGAACGGCCTGCTGGATGTTTCCCAGACCGAGCTCCCCTACGGGGAGATCACCGTCCAGATAAAGGCCCCCGAGGCCAGGGTGCCCGTGGCAGAGGCCGCGGTGAACTGA
- a CDS encoding SMC-Scp complex subunit ScpB — translation MDERTIVEAALFAATESLRVDDIVARTGLSEPDVRYALKDLKMEYDMRNSAIVISEAAGNYRMVLRQEYQKYIDDFARPAIPGGVMRTLVTIAYNQPVLQSKLVKVRGPRAYEDVKVLRSMGLVSASSNGQTKELSTTAKFAEQFGIGTNSKAAIRKWIEENSSKSSSAGDAEEEDTAPEDRNDAS, via the coding sequence ATGGACGAGAGGACCATCGTGGAGGCCGCCCTGTTCGCGGCCACCGAGTCTCTCAGGGTGGACGACATCGTCGCCAGGACCGGCCTCAGCGAGCCGGACGTCCGCTACGCCCTCAAGGACCTCAAGATGGAGTACGATATGCGCAATTCCGCGATCGTCATCTCCGAGGCGGCCGGGAACTACCGCATGGTGCTCAGACAGGAATATCAAAAATATATTGACGATTTCGCCAGGCCGGCCATCCCCGGCGGCGTCATGCGCACGCTGGTGACCATCGCCTACAACCAGCCCGTCCTCCAGTCGAAGCTGGTCAAGGTGCGCGGGCCCCGCGCCTACGAGGACGTGAAGGTCCTCAGGAGCATGGGCCTGGTATCCGCCAGCAGCAACGGCCAGACCAAGGAACTCAGCACCACGGCCAAGTTCGCCGAGCAGTTCGGCATCGGCACCAACTCGAAGGCGGCCATCCGCAAGTGGATCGAGGAGAACTCCTCCAAGAGCAGCTCCGCAGGGGATGCGGAGGAAGAGGACACGGCCCCCGAGGACAGGAACGACGCGTCCTGA
- a CDS encoding iron ABC transporter permease: protein MSFLDRVNKASEKESTRRAWFSLALAVFIIIILIPSVYVVTKILTQWDSVSDVWNDASEMGQIWEAVGNSFGLAFAVTIFDIIVGLPMAWIMVRKEFRGKGLLDSLLDMPLAFPTAVLGLSVLMFWGCPEGVDIPGLGLHLSPFCALFLLHVIFTYPYIVRSLSGILEQIDTSYETAAMTLGASRWTAVRTITLPLFRAGLVTGFILCFARSLSETGGTYITLMILGHQTDFFTGPTYIMTHKHGNEATPEMILISVIMILIALALLVAARYIITRVGIPGEKVFPELGRKLSHGAVPKIKDGLAVLVLFVMVLIPSFYIFMYLTEPGDIDGDRLAGSIANSFLIAGAAVAFDVVFGIPLAMYIARHRGEKLAGTLDNLMNVPLIVPTTALGVSLYLFWTDIGDGVPEMLLVILGHISFTYPLVVRNIAGAVEEVDPSYEETAMTLGAKPFQTFSRILLPMIKNSVIAGAIMAFTRSLGETGATYAIAPDVDSVPIYIVNLVQKGVETGDPSCYADAAMASIVLIAICFLLMLAVRRLSRREEARHD, encoded by the coding sequence ATGAGTTTTCTAGACAGGGTGAACAAGGCCTCGGAAAAGGAGAGCACGCGCAGAGCGTGGTTCTCGCTGGCGCTCGCCGTCTTCATCATAATCATCCTGATACCGTCCGTATACGTCGTAACCAAGATCCTCACCCAATGGGACAGCGTCTCCGACGTCTGGAACGACGCGTCGGAGATGGGCCAGATCTGGGAGGCCGTCGGCAACTCCTTCGGGCTCGCGTTCGCCGTCACCATATTCGACATCATCGTCGGGCTCCCGATGGCCTGGATCATGGTGAGGAAGGAGTTCCGGGGCAAAGGGCTCCTGGATTCCCTCCTGGACATGCCGCTGGCCTTCCCCACCGCGGTCCTGGGGCTCAGCGTCCTCATGTTCTGGGGATGCCCCGAGGGCGTGGACATCCCCGGGCTGGGACTCCATCTCTCCCCCTTCTGCGCCCTGTTCCTCCTGCACGTGATCTTCACGTACCCGTACATCGTCCGCTCCCTCTCCGGGATCCTGGAGCAGATCGATACCAGCTACGAGACGGCCGCCATGACCCTGGGCGCCAGCCGCTGGACCGCCGTGCGCACCATAACCCTGCCCCTTTTCCGCGCCGGGCTCGTCACCGGGTTCATCCTCTGCTTCGCGCGTTCCCTCTCCGAGACCGGCGGCACCTACATCACCCTCATGATCCTGGGACATCAGACCGACTTCTTCACCGGCCCGACGTACATCATGACCCACAAGCACGGGAACGAGGCCACCCCGGAGATGATCCTCATCAGCGTGATCATGATCCTCATCGCGCTGGCCCTCCTGGTGGCCGCGAGGTACATAATCACGAGGGTCGGGATCCCGGGGGAGAAGGTCTTCCCGGAGCTGGGGAGGAAGCTCAGCCACGGCGCGGTCCCCAAGATCAAGGACGGCCTGGCCGTGCTGGTGCTGTTCGTGATGGTCCTCATACCGTCGTTCTACATCTTCATGTACCTGACGGAGCCAGGCGACATAGACGGGGACAGGCTGGCCGGGTCGATAGCCAATTCCTTCCTGATAGCCGGGGCGGCGGTGGCCTTCGACGTGGTCTTCGGGATACCGTTGGCCATGTACATAGCCAGGCACAGGGGGGAGAAGCTGGCCGGGACCCTGGACAACCTGATGAACGTCCCGCTCATAGTCCCGACCACCGCCCTGGGAGTATCGCTTTACCTGTTCTGGACTGATATCGGGGACGGGGTGCCGGAGATGCTCCTGGTCATCCTGGGGCATATATCGTTCACCTATCCGCTGGTCGTGAGGAACATCGCCGGCGCCGTGGAGGAGGTCGACCCCTCCTACGAGGAGACGGCCATGACCCTGGGCGCCAAGCCCTTCCAGACCTTCAGCAGGATCCTCCTGCCGATGATAAAGAACTCCGTCATTGCCGGGGCCATAATGGCGTTCACCCGTTCCCTCGGGGAGACCGGCGCCACCTACGCCATCGCGCCGGACGTGGATTCCGTGCCGATCTACATCGTCAACCTGGTCCAGAAGGGAGTGGAGACCGGCGACCCGTCATGCTATGCCGATGCGGCCATGGCGTCCATCGTGCTGATCGCGATATGCTTCCTGCTGATGCTGGCGGTCAGGCGTCTCAGCCGCCGCGAGGAGGCGCGCCATGACTGA
- a CDS encoding ABC transporter ATP-binding protein, producing the protein MTEIVLDHIRKSFGDVSASDDLCLTVRDGEYLCLLGPTGAGKTTALRMICGLTKPDSGRVLFDGKDMSEVPISERRATMLSQTYALFPNMNVYDNVTFSPRIRGWPDEDTQKLATSMIDMVHMSKKAGNMPGELSGGQQQRAALARALASDSKVLLLDEPLRALDARLRIELRKELKSMVKDMGLTAVHVTHDQDEAMEVADRIAIIRKGRILQVGTPMDIFQNPASPFVANFLGRSNVFSGRLLRSGPEGSEVELMPGTVIRARSTDLEPGSQVVVAVKVGTTVPEVVGAKADVQDKHLPDFLPDGYLRGKVARVLYEGATITVETEVEGLGIVSSQRSSRRYEMYSPGMEVTITWQPEKASVFPMPEGGLEEEMRLD; encoded by the coding sequence ATGACTGAGATCGTGCTCGACCACATCCGCAAATCGTTCGGCGACGTCTCCGCATCGGACGACCTCTGCCTCACGGTGAGGGACGGGGAGTACCTGTGCCTCCTCGGCCCGACCGGCGCGGGGAAGACCACCGCGCTCAGGATGATCTGCGGCCTCACCAAACCCGATTCCGGGCGCGTGCTCTTCGACGGGAAGGACATGTCCGAGGTGCCGATCAGCGAGCGCAGGGCGACGATGCTGTCCCAGACATACGCCCTGTTCCCGAACATGAACGTCTACGACAACGTGACCTTCTCCCCGAGGATCCGCGGATGGCCCGATGAGGACACCCAGAAGCTCGCCACGTCCATGATCGATATGGTGCACATGAGCAAGAAGGCGGGGAACATGCCCGGAGAGCTCTCGGGAGGGCAGCAGCAGAGGGCGGCCCTGGCACGTGCGCTCGCCTCGGATTCGAAGGTGCTCCTCCTCGACGAGCCACTCCGCGCTCTGGACGCCAGGCTCAGGATCGAGCTCAGGAAGGAGCTGAAATCCATGGTCAAGGACATGGGGCTGACCGCGGTCCATGTCACCCACGACCAGGACGAGGCGATGGAGGTGGCCGACCGCATCGCCATCATACGCAAGGGGAGGATCCTGCAGGTGGGGACGCCGATGGACATCTTCCAGAACCCGGCATCGCCGTTCGTCGCCAATTTCCTGGGCAGGTCGAATGTGTTCAGCGGCAGGCTTCTCCGCTCCGGCCCGGAGGGCTCGGAGGTCGAACTGATGCCCGGGACGGTCATCCGCGCGAGGAGCACGGACCTGGAGCCCGGGTCGCAGGTGGTCGTGGCGGTCAAGGTCGGTACCACGGTCCCGGAGGTCGTCGGGGCCAAGGCCGACGTCCAGGACAAGCACCTGCCCGACTTCCTGCCCGACGGCTACCTCAGGGGGAAGGTTGCCAGGGTGCTTTACGAAGGGGCGACTATCACGGTGGAGACGGAAGTGGAGGGCCTCGGCATCGTCTCGAGCCAAAGATCCAGCAGGAGGTACGAGATGTACTCGCCGGGGATGGAGGTCACGATCACATGGCAGCCTGAGAAGGCCTCGGTGTTCCCGATGCCCGAGGGAGGCCTGGAGGAGGAGATGCGCCTTGACTGA
- a CDS encoding ABC transporter ATP-binding protein, whose translation MTDEKVQAAPAPEQEAPVPKIRLEHVSMRFGSFYAVRDICLDVAEGEYVTILGPSGCGKTSLIKVISGIWRPTEGRVLIDGRDVTDVPLEDRDVGYVFQNIALFPNMTNRKNAEYGPRVRGEDPEKRKETAEKYLKLVGMLDRAGMFPQELSGGEKQKVAIARALSSGSKIIMLDEPLSALDARVRMELRYEIRRIVKELGITILHVTHDQEEAMSVSDRIVLMKRGTVHETGSPLEIYRNPKTVFAAYFIGEINLLTGVIESRTMKGWTKVRLRGGKTVKAGPSSLQEGEAAVVAVRPENVYTTDDGIRAKVQGSVFMGTYWRVRVRTETDDNVEYNLSDNLDPPADGSIVRVSFNKEMTQVFQVPEEGLSEAISLE comes from the coding sequence TTGACTGACGAGAAGGTTCAGGCAGCGCCGGCCCCGGAACAGGAGGCCCCGGTCCCCAAGATCCGCCTGGAGCACGTCTCCATGAGGTTCGGCAGCTTCTATGCCGTGCGCGACATCTGCCTGGACGTAGCCGAGGGGGAGTACGTCACGATCCTGGGTCCCAGCGGATGCGGGAAGACCTCCCTGATCAAGGTCATATCCGGGATATGGAGGCCCACCGAGGGGAGGGTGCTCATCGACGGCCGCGACGTCACGGACGTCCCCTTGGAGGACAGGGACGTCGGCTACGTGTTCCAGAACATCGCGCTCTTCCCCAACATGACCAACAGGAAGAATGCCGAGTACGGGCCCAGGGTGCGCGGCGAGGACCCGGAAAAGAGAAAGGAGACGGCGGAGAAGTACCTGAAGCTGGTCGGCATGCTCGACCGCGCCGGCATGTTCCCGCAGGAGCTGTCCGGAGGTGAGAAGCAGAAGGTCGCGATAGCCCGCGCCCTCTCGTCCGGATCGAAGATAATCATGCTTGACGAGCCCCTCTCCGCCCTCGACGCCAGGGTCAGGATGGAGCTCAGGTACGAGATCCGCAGGATCGTCAAGGAACTGGGCATCACCATCCTCCATGTCACCCACGACCAGGAGGAGGCCATGTCGGTCTCCGACCGCATCGTGCTTATGAAGAGGGGCACGGTGCATGAGACGGGCAGCCCCCTGGAGATCTACAGGAACCCCAAGACGGTATTCGCCGCCTATTTCATCGGCGAGATAAACCTGCTCACGGGGGTCATCGAGAGCCGCACCATGAAAGGCTGGACGAAGGTCCGCCTGAGGGGCGGGAAAACTGTCAAAGCAGGACCCAGCAGCCTGCAGGAGGGCGAGGCCGCGGTTGTCGCGGTCCGCCCGGAGAACGTCTACACCACGGACGACGGGATCCGCGCCAAGGTGCAGGGGTCGGTGTTCATGGGGACCTACTGGAGGGTCAGGGTCAGGACCGAGACCGACGACAACGTCGAGTACAACCTGTCCGACAACCTGGACCCGCCGGCGGACGGGAGCATCGTGCGCGTCAGCTTCAACAAGGAGATGACCCAGGTGTTCCAGGTCCCGGAAGAAGGATTATCGGAGGCGATCAGCCTTGAGTGA
- a CDS encoding DUF47 family protein: protein MSESNKALLDWFGKRKESSVTEDARGHALSICDCASDLRNVLDCMARGDPEGARKGIERLILAEDESVRVSERLCVRISRGEIDPRARMDLIRYVRKTQTIAGLTKEGAIRVQLALETAAAVPQEVWKEISATVSELAEEVRFIAAAIEAVDSDPKEANRQAEAVSDQERVIDGMYYSSLKHIYLSEMDTRALLIVSGLIECIEDAADAGKDCVDIIQIMLAAKGI, encoded by the coding sequence TTGAGTGAAAGCAACAAAGCTCTATTGGATTGGTTCGGGAAGAGGAAGGAGAGCTCGGTCACGGAGGATGCCCGCGGCCATGCGCTCTCGATATGCGACTGCGCTTCGGACCTGAGGAACGTGCTCGACTGCATGGCCCGCGGGGACCCCGAAGGGGCAAGGAAGGGGATAGAGAGGCTGATCCTCGCCGAGGACGAGTCAGTCCGCGTGAGCGAGCGCCTCTGCGTCCGCATCAGCCGCGGGGAGATCGACCCCCGCGCCAGGATGGACCTGATTAGGTACGTGAGGAAGACCCAGACGATCGCCGGGCTTACCAAGGAAGGCGCCATCCGCGTGCAGCTGGCCCTGGAAACGGCCGCCGCGGTGCCGCAGGAGGTCTGGAAGGAGATCTCCGCCACGGTGTCCGAGCTCGCCGAGGAGGTTAGGTTCATCGCGGCCGCCATCGAAGCAGTCGACTCCGACCCCAAGGAGGCCAACCGCCAGGCCGAGGCAGTCAGCGACCAGGAAAGAGTGATAGACGGGATGTATTATTCATCCCTGAAGCACATATACCTGTCAGAGATGGACACGAGGGCGCTGCTCATCGTTTCCGGGCTCATCGAGTGCATCGAAGATGCTGCCGACGCCGGCAAGGACTGCGTCGACATCATACAGATTATGCTGGCTGCGAAAGGGATCTGA